The following are from one region of the Stigmatella ashevillena genome:
- a CDS encoding SDR family NAD(P)-dependent oxidoreductase encodes MAERHKKESSRFTFGTFAAAGLGTVMGFRALWRSNLSFRGKTVLITGGSRGLGLILARQFLQEGARVAICAREESTLARARAELDALGGQAMAVSCDVTDPVQVEAMVAEVQETLGPVDVLVNNAGLIQAGPIEAMTLEDFEEAIDIHLWAPLYTTLAVLPEMKKRRQGRIVNIASIGGKISVPHLVPYSASKFALVGLSDGMRVELAQDGIQVTTVCPGLMRTGSPRNASFKGDHEGEYAWFYVSDSLPGFSMSAEKVARKILDAVRRGDAELLVGLPAKLGAVARTLAPNLTAALLAFVNRHLPQDSNPERFKGSQSETPLTRSWLTELSRRAAARNNENEVPLH; translated from the coding sequence ATGGCAGAGCGCCACAAGAAGGAATCCTCTCGCTTCACCTTCGGGACATTCGCCGCCGCCGGACTCGGCACGGTGATGGGGTTCCGGGCCCTGTGGCGCTCGAACCTGAGCTTCCGGGGCAAGACGGTGCTCATCACCGGGGGCTCCCGAGGACTGGGGTTGATCCTCGCGCGGCAGTTCCTCCAGGAGGGCGCGCGCGTGGCCATCTGTGCCCGGGAGGAGTCCACGCTGGCGCGCGCCCGCGCGGAGCTGGATGCCCTGGGAGGACAGGCCATGGCCGTGTCCTGTGATGTGACGGACCCCGTCCAGGTGGAGGCGATGGTCGCCGAGGTCCAGGAAACGCTGGGCCCGGTGGACGTGCTGGTGAACAACGCCGGCCTCATCCAGGCGGGCCCCATCGAGGCCATGACGCTGGAGGACTTCGAAGAGGCGATCGACATCCACCTCTGGGCGCCGCTCTACACGACGCTGGCGGTGCTGCCGGAGATGAAGAAGCGGAGGCAGGGACGCATCGTCAACATCGCCTCTATCGGCGGGAAGATCAGCGTGCCGCACCTGGTGCCCTACAGCGCGAGCAAGTTCGCGCTGGTCGGATTGTCGGACGGGATGCGCGTGGAGCTGGCCCAGGACGGCATCCAAGTCACCACGGTCTGCCCGGGGCTGATGCGAACGGGCAGTCCGCGCAACGCCTCCTTCAAGGGAGACCACGAGGGGGAATACGCCTGGTTCTACGTGAGCGACTCCCTGCCGGGGTTCTCGATGAGCGCGGAGAAGGTGGCCAGGAAGATCCTCGATGCCGTCCGCCGGGGGGACGCGGAGCTGCTGGTGGGCCTGCCCGCGAAGCTGGGCGCCGTGGCGCGCACGCTGGCCCCCAACCTGACGGCGGCGCTGCTGGCCTTCGTGAACCGGCACCTGCCGCAGGACAGCAACCCGGAGCGCTTCAAGGGCAGCCAGAGCGAGACCCCCCTGACGCGCTCCTGGCTCACAGAGCTGTCGCGCCGGGCCGCCGCGCGCAACAACGAGAACGAGGTCCCCCTTCACTGA